The genome window CTCCACGTGACTGAAGGGCGCCAGCAGCGCCGTGAACTCGGGGATGGAGTACAGCGTCAGCACCGGCGCATCGCCGTGCTCGAGGCCCACCTTCATGACCGTGGACATGGCGTTCAGCCACGACACGCGGTTGTAGACCATGAAGATCGCCAGCCCGTCCGGCCGCAGCACCCGTCGCGCCTCGGCCACGATCGCCGGCGCATCGGCGGCGTACTGCAACACCCCATGGCAGTAGACGACGTCGAAGGCGTCCTGGTCGAACGGCAGGGCTGCGCCGTCGGCCACGCGCAGATCCTCGGCCTGCAGGCCGTGCAGTTCGAAGTTCCGCCGCGCGAGATCGATCGACGTCTGGGCGAGGTCGACGCCCGTGACCCGCGCGCCGCCACGAGCGAACCGCACGAGATCGGTCCCGATCCCGCAGCCGATCTCGAGCACGCGCTTGCCCGCGAACCCGGCGAAGTCGACGAGCGTCGGCAGGTAATGCAGCTTGTCGAACCGGTAGTCGTCGAGGTCGTCGAAGAACTCGCGCGTGCCCACCGCGTGGGTGGTCATCTCGAGATCATGGATGCGCGTATTCCAGTAGGCGGCAACGTCGGCGCTGGTGACGGGTCCCTGCGGCCGTGCCGCGGTCGAGTGCATCCCGCTATCGTAGAATACCTGCTGCGTGCGACGCGACCCGAGTCGACTCACGACCTCCGAGTTCGACCTCCTCATCGTGGGTGCCGGCATCTACGGTGCAACGGTTGCCTGGGACGCCACACAACGTGGCCTCAAGGTCGCCCTCATCGACAAGGGCGATTTCGGCAGCGGCACGTCCTTCAACAACGCCAAGACGGTACACGGTGGCGTGCGCTCCCTGCAGCGCGGCCACGTCGGCGAGATGCGCGAATACCTGCGCGAACGCCGCGCGCTCTCGCACATCCTGCCGCACCTGGTCCACCCGCTGCCGTTCCTGCTGCCCACGCGGTCGTCGCCGTCGCGCCACAAGCTGGCGCTGGGCACGTATTTCAAGATCAACGACCTGCTCGCCGCCGATCGGAACGCGCTTGCCGATGCCAGCAAGCACCTCCCCGCCAGCCGCATCGTCTCGCGTGAGGAGTGCCTGCGACTGGCGCCGTGGATCGATCCGGACGGCGTCACCGGCGCGATTGAATGGCACGACGCCCAGCTCTCGAACAGCTCGCGTGCCGAGCTCGCGTTCATCAGCACGGCGGCTCGCCACGGGCTCGAAGCCGCCAACTACGTGCAGGCCGTGACGCTGCTGCGCCACGACGACGGACGCGTGGTGGGCGTGATGGCGCAGTCGTCGCAGCCCGACTCACCGCACTTCCCCATCCGTGCGCGCATCGTGCTGCTTGCGACAGGCGGGTGGACGGCGGAACTGCTGCGGTCGCTTGGCGCGTCGCCCAGCGGACGGCGCGTGCCGCAGTGGTCGGTGGCGATGAATCTCGTGCTCGAGGGCAAGGGCGGCACGCACGCCGTCGGCGGAACCGCGCGTGGACGCCTCTTCTTCCTTGCGCCGTGGCGCGGCGCCACGATCGCCGGTACGAGCCACGACCCATGGACGGGCTCGGCCGATCATCTGGCGCCGCGGCGCGACGATGTGCACCAGCTCCTCGATGATGTCAACGCCGCGTTCCCGCGCGCGAACGTGCGCCCTTCTGACGTCCGCCTCGTCCACCGCGGCCTGCTGCCGGCCACGGAAGCAACGACCGCGCGCGTGGTGCTCCTGCGTGAGAGCCCGCTGAACGACCACGCGGAGGACGGCTGCCGCAATCTGTTCTCGCTCGTGGGCGTGCGCTACACGACGGCACGACACTCGGCCGAGCGCGCCGTGGATGCGGTCTGCCGCGCACTCGACATGGCGCGGCCGTGCCTCACGTCGACCACGCGCCTGGACGGCGGCGACATCCACGACTTCCACGCGTTCGTCGGGGCCGCGCAACGCGAAGCCACGGCCGGGGTGCCGGCGGCGCTCATCGAACGCCTGATCTGCAACTACGGCACCGCGTGGCGCGACGTGATTGCCGTGGGCGATGGCGACCCACGCCTGCTGCGGCCATTGGGACACCGCGACGACGGCGCGGAAGACACGGCATCCGGGATGCGGCAGTGTCCGGTGACGGGTGCCGAGGTGCTCTACGCCGTGCGCGAAGAGATGGCGCTGACGCTGACCGACGCACTGCTGCGGCGAACCGAGGCCGGCAGTCGCGGTCCCGCCGGCGACGCGGCCGTGAAAGACGCTGCAGCGCTCATGGCGGGGGAGCTGGGATGGAGCGACGACCGGCGGCGCGACGAGATACAGGCACTGGCGCGCACTTACGACACCGCGGTCGCCACGCGCGGCAACTGAACGGGCGCGTCGAGCGCGTCCGCCCATCGCTCGAACACCATCAGCGAGAACAACTGGTGTGCGTGGTTGGCACGGCCGGCCACGTGCTCCTGCATCAGCCGATCGACTTCACGCGGCTCGAAGAGTCCCCGCCGGCGCAGGCGCTCCGGCGACAGCAGGTCGCGCATCAGCGGCTGCAGATCGCGTCGCAGCCAGTTCTTCATCGGGATGCTGAAGCCCTCCTTGCGGCGTAACAGGATGCCGTCCGGCAGCACGCCACGCAACGCCTCCTTCAGCACGATCTTCCGTTCGTGACCGCGGACCTTCAGGTGGCCGGGCATCGAGAACGCGAGCGTCATCACGTCGGCGTCGAGGAACGGCGCACGCGTTTCGAGCGAGGTCGCCATGCTCATGCGATCCACCTTCACCAGGATGTCGTCGGCCAGGTACGTGCGCAGGTCAGCGTACAACTCGCGATTCACCACATCGCCTGCCTGATACGCACCGAGGGCGTCACGCACTTCGCGATGGACGTCGCCGCCGAGTGACGCTTCGCGCATGGCCGGGGTGTACAGGCGCGCGCGCGACGCCTGGTTCATGAACGTCGACCAGCGGAAGTGCCCGAGGTCGGCCGGGTGATGCGCCACACCGTCGAGGAAGCGCTTCACCTTGTTGAGCGCGCCCTTCTTCTGCTCGGACGGCGGAACGACGCTCGCCGCCCGATCGGCCAGCCGCCACGCCACGTCGGGAGCCACGCGCGACAGCCGCGAGGCGAGCGCCTGCGCCGCATACGCGTCATACCCGCCGAACAACTCGTCGCCGCCATCGCCGGCCAGCACGCCCTTCACATGCTGGCGCGCGAGCCGCGACACCATGTAGGTGGGAAACAGCGACACGTCGGCGAACGGTTCGTCGAGGTGCGCCACGAGCGGATCGAAGAGCGTGGCGACGTCCGCCGTGACGAGATCCTCGACGTGCGTGAGCCCGAAGCGCTCGGCCACCGCGCGGGCATACGGCAGTTCGTTGTAGGTCTCGTCACGGAACCCCATGCTGAAGCTCGTGACCGTCACGCCGCGGCGCACCGCCGCGTCTGCCATGAACGCCGCGATCGCGCTGGAGTCGATGCCGCCCGACAGGAACACGCCAAGCGGGACGTCGGACATCATCTGCCTGTCGACGGCCGTCGCCAGCGCCTCGCGCACGGCCTGCGCGGCGTCTGGCAACGCCCATTCGCGCACCGGCGTGTCGGCGGCGTCCCAGTAGCGCGTCACCTCGACAGCCCCGTCGCGATACACGAGGTGATGCGCGGCCGGCAGCTTGCGGATCTGCGTGAACAGCGTGCGCGGCGCCATGACGTACTCGTACGTCATGAACTGATCGAGCGCGCCGAGATCGAACTCGCGCGAGATCTCGGGGCGCACGAGCAGCGCCTTGACCTCCGACGCGAGGAACAGGCCCTGAGGCGTGTGCGCGTAGAAGAGCGGCTTCTCCCCCGCACGATCGCGCGCCGCGACGAGCGCGCCGGTCCGTTCGTCGTGCAGCGCGACGGCGAACATGCCGCGCAGCCTGGCGAACGCGTCGCCCCCCCACTCCTCGTACGCGTGGACGACGGCCTCGATGTCCGAGCCGGATCGGAAGACGTGACCGAGGGCGCTCAGTTCGGCGCGCAGGTCCGGGTAGTTGTAGATCTCGCCGTTGCCGACGACATGGATGTCGCCCCGCTCGTTGCTGAACGGCTGCTGCCCGCCCTGGATGTCCATGAAGGACAGGCGCCGCATGGCCAGCGCCGCGCCCGGCCGCGCGATCAGTCCCTCGTCTTCCGGCCCGCGATGCACGAGCCTCCGCACCATCTGATGGACGGCGTCGGCAGAGACTGGCGCTCGCGGGTCACGATCGGCGATGGCGGCGATTCCGCACATGGGCAGTTCAGCTCTGCGGGCTTCGGCGATCCCGGACGACTTTGGCCGGCGTGCCGACGGCAATGGCGTAGTCGGGGATCGCGCCGACGACCACGGCTCCGGCACCGATGATGGCGTCGCGACCAACCGTGGATCCGTCTGTCACGACGACGTGCGCGCCGAGCCAGACGTGATCGCCGATGTCGATGCCAGCGGCGGTGCGCCCCTGATCGAGCACGGGCACCTCGACGTTGTCGTAGAGATGATCGCCGCCCACGAGATACGTGTACGCGGCAATCAGCACCTTCCTGCCGACACGCACCCGCGAGGCCGAGAAGATCTCGGTGTTGAAGCCGATGTTGGCCTCGTCCTCCACGACGATGTCGCCGTTCTTGCAGCTCAGGATCGCGTGGCGACCGAGGAACACGCCGCTCCCCAGCGTGATGCCCGTGTTGTCGGTCCCCTTCGCGTCGAGACAGCACCCATCGTCGATCACGACGTTGTCGGCGATGTGGATCTTGTGAGGATGCCGGAGCACGACGCCTGTGCCGAACACGACACCGCGCCCACACGATCCGAGGAGCAGGGGGTACAGCTTCGAGCGAAGGAAGAGTCCCAGCGCGCCGGGCACGCCCCAGCACAGGAGCGTGATGCACTCATACGCGAGCAGCGCTCCCAGTCCCGGTCGCCCGATCACCAGATCGGCGTAGCGCTGCGCCTTCGACTTCTTCTCGTCGAACAGTTCGCGCTGGATCACCGTGATCCGCGTGTCGTGATCGCGCGGCGTCTTCACCCGCGCGACACCTCCCGCGGACCCGCACCGATCTGGACGGGCACGTGCAATGACTCGGGATGTTCGGCCGATGCCTCGACGATGTCGCGGATCGCGTAGGTGGGTTTGTCCTGCGATTCGTGATACGTGCGCGCCTGCAGTTCGGCGAGTAGCCCCATCGTCAGCAACTGAAGTCCGGACGACACGAGCAGGATGCCGAAGAGCAGCAGTGGACGATCGGCGATGCCCTGATGCAGGAAGAGGCGCACGAACGCCAGGTACACCATGATGAGCGCACCGAGGCTGCCGAGAATCACGCCGATCAGGCCGAAGATCTGCAGCGGCCGCGTGGCGTAGTTGAGCAGGAACTTCACCGTCAGCAGGTCGAGGATCACGCGGATCGTGCGCGAGAGGCCGTACTTGGACGTGCCCGCCCGCCGCGCGCGATGGTTCACGACCACCTCCGACACCTTCACGCCGAACTCGCTCGCGATCGCGGGGATGAACCTGTGCATCTCGCCGTAGAGCCGCAGCGGCTTGACGACCTCGCTCCGGAACGCCTTCAGCGAACAACCGTAGTCGTGCAGGTCGACGCCCGTCGCGCGCGAGATGAGCTTGTTGGCGATCACCGACGGGATGCGCCGCGTGACGAGCGTGTCCTTCCGGTCCTTGCGCCAGCCGCAGACGATGTCGAAGCCTTCCTCGAGCCTGGCCACGAGCATCGGGATGTCCTTCGGGTCGTTCTGCAGATCGCCGTCGGAGGTGATGATCACGCTGCCGCGCGCATATGCGAAGCCGGCCGAGAAGGCGGGGGTCTGTCCGAAGTTCCTGCGGAAGCGGATGACGCGGAATCGCGGGTCGCGCGCGGGCAGGCGCGCGAGGGCCTCCGCGCTGCCGTCGGTGCTGCCGTCATCGATGAGCAGCACCTCGTAGGCGCGGCCCCAGCCGTCGAGCGCCGCCGTGATCTCGTCGAACAGGGCCTCGATGTTCGGCGCCTCGTTGTAGATCGGGATGACGAGCGAGATCTCGGGAGGCATCAGGAAGCGCAGGATTATACTGCACCGGCCGGCTGCGTCCGACGCTGGCGGAGCACCGCGTAGACGAGGGCGCCGACCACGAGCAGTGCGGCAAGCCCCAGCGATACGGGGCGCAGGTTCTCGTCGAGGAACGTCATCGCCTGCTGCCCGTACCAGCGGGCCAGCAACGCCTCGCCCGTGTAGCGGAAGCCGCGTCCCAGCGCGATCGCCGCGGCGAACTGCCAGAGCGGGATCTGCACGACGCCGGCCAGCAGCACGAACACCTTGAACGGCGCCGGCGGCGGCAGGATCGACGGCACCAGCACCGCGAGCAATCCCCAGCGCTGGAACGTGGCACGTGCGCGGGCCATCCGCGCCTCGCTCACCATCTTGCGCAGGAGACGCTCGCCGCCCTTGCGCGCCAACAGGTACATCGCCACGCAGCCCACGACCGATCCGGCGGTTGCCATCAACGCGTGGACCAGCCACATCGACGGCTCGCGGCTCACCATCCACACGAGCAGGAGGTCTGGCACCTGCGGCAGGGACAAGAGCGACGAATCGAGGAGCGCGACAAGGAACAACCCCGGCGCCCCGAGGGCCACGGCGAACGACTGAACGGCAGCGACGACTTTTGACATGCAGCAGACCCACCCCTGGCACTCCGGTGGGCGAGGTACTATGGCGGGATGGTCGGTCCCCGACCAACCCACTGATTATTCCACAACGCGTCCCGTGCCCGAATCGACACCTCCGTCGCGCCTGACACTGCCGCCCCCGCCGCGCATCCCCGGACAGGCCATCTTCCTGGTGGCGGCCGCGGCGGCCCTGCTGCTGGGTGCCGTCGCCACCAACTACTACGCGGCACACGACCTGACGCTCAGTCACTACGACGCGAAGGCCCACCTGGTCGTCGCACGGCGCATCTTCGACAGCCTCACGCCTGGCTGGCGCCAGATCGGCGCCGTCTGGCTGCCCCTGCCGCACGTCCTCAACGCGCTGCCCGTGCAGGTCGACGCGTGGTACCGCACCGGATCGTCGGGCGTCGTGATCTCGATGCTGTCCTTCGCGGCGGCCGCCGGATCGCTCGCCTGGCTCATCGCGAGTCTCACGGGATCGCGCGCCGCCGCCGTTGCGGCCGTCGCGGCGTTCATCTATCAGCCGGACCTGCTCTACCTCCAGGCCACGCCGATGACCGAGCC of Acidobacteriota bacterium contains these proteins:
- a CDS encoding glycerol-3-phosphate dehydrogenase/oxidase; the protein is MRRDPSRLTTSEFDLLIVGAGIYGATVAWDATQRGLKVALIDKGDFGSGTSFNNAKTVHGGVRSLQRGHVGEMREYLRERRALSHILPHLVHPLPFLLPTRSSPSRHKLALGTYFKINDLLAADRNALADASKHLPASRIVSREECLRLAPWIDPDGVTGAIEWHDAQLSNSSRAELAFISTAARHGLEAANYVQAVTLLRHDDGRVVGVMAQSSQPDSPHFPIRARIVLLATGGWTAELLRSLGASPSGRRVPQWSVAMNLVLEGKGGTHAVGGTARGRLFFLAPWRGATIAGTSHDPWTGSADHLAPRRDDVHQLLDDVNAAFPRANVRPSDVRLVHRGLLPATEATTARVVLLRESPLNDHAEDGCRNLFSLVGVRYTTARHSAERAVDAVCRALDMARPCLTSTTRLDGGDIHDFHAFVGAAQREATAGVPAALIERLICNYGTAWRDVIAVGDGDPRLLRPLGHRDDGAEDTASGMRQCPVTGAEVLYAVREEMALTLTDALLRRTEAGSRGPAGDAAVKDAAALMAGELGWSDDRRRDEIQALARTYDTAVATRGN
- a CDS encoding acyltransferase, with the protein product MKTPRDHDTRITVIQRELFDEKKSKAQRYADLVIGRPGLGALLAYECITLLCWGVPGALGLFLRSKLYPLLLGSCGRGVVFGTGVVLRHPHKIHIADNVVIDDGCCLDAKGTDNTGITLGSGVFLGRHAILSCKNGDIVVEDEANIGFNTEIFSASRVRVGRKVLIAAYTYLVGGDHLYDNVEVPVLDQGRTAAGIDIGDHVWLGAHVVVTDGSTVGRDAIIGAGAVVVGAIPDYAIAVGTPAKVVRDRRSPQS
- a CDS encoding glycosyltransferase family 2 protein; this encodes MPPEISLVIPIYNEAPNIEALFDEITAALDGWGRAYEVLLIDDGSTDGSAEALARLPARDPRFRVIRFRRNFGQTPAFSAGFAYARGSVIITSDGDLQNDPKDIPMLVARLEEGFDIVCGWRKDRKDTLVTRRIPSVIANKLISRATGVDLHDYGCSLKAFRSEVVKPLRLYGEMHRFIPAIASEFGVKVSEVVVNHRARRAGTSKYGLSRTIRVILDLLTVKFLLNYATRPLQIFGLIGVILGSLGALIMVYLAFVRLFLHQGIADRPLLLFGILLVSSGLQLLTMGLLAELQARTYHESQDKPTYAIRDIVEASAEHPESLHVPVQIGAGPREVSRG
- the asnB gene encoding asparagine synthase (glutamine-hydrolyzing) encodes the protein MCGIAAIADRDPRAPVSADAVHQMVRRLVHRGPEDEGLIARPGAALAMRRLSFMDIQGGQQPFSNERGDIHVVGNGEIYNYPDLRAELSALGHVFRSGSDIEAVVHAYEEWGGDAFARLRGMFAVALHDERTGALVAARDRAGEKPLFYAHTPQGLFLASEVKALLVRPEISREFDLGALDQFMTYEYVMAPRTLFTQIRKLPAAHHLVYRDGAVEVTRYWDAADTPVREWALPDAAQAVREALATAVDRQMMSDVPLGVFLSGGIDSSAIAAFMADAAVRRGVTVTSFSMGFRDETYNELPYARAVAERFGLTHVEDLVTADVATLFDPLVAHLDEPFADVSLFPTYMVSRLARQHVKGVLAGDGGDELFGGYDAYAAQALASRLSRVAPDVAWRLADRAASVVPPSEQKKGALNKVKRFLDGVAHHPADLGHFRWSTFMNQASRARLYTPAMREASLGGDVHREVRDALGAYQAGDVVNRELYADLRTYLADDILVKVDRMSMATSLETRAPFLDADVMTLAFSMPGHLKVRGHERKIVLKEALRGVLPDGILLRRKEGFSIPMKNWLRRDLQPLMRDLLSPERLRRRGLFEPREVDRLMQEHVAGRANHAHQLFSLMVFERWADALDAPVQLPRVATAVS
- a CDS encoding DedA family protein → MSKVVAAVQSFAVALGAPGLFLVALLDSSLLSLPQVPDLLLVWMVSREPSMWLVHALMATAGSVVGCVAMYLLARKGGERLLRKMVSEARMARARATFQRWGLLAVLVPSILPPPAPFKVFVLLAGVVQIPLWQFAAAIALGRGFRYTGEALLARWYGQQAMTFLDENLRPVSLGLAALLVVGALVYAVLRQRRTQPAGAV
- a CDS encoding methyltransferase domain-containing protein; amino-acid sequence: MHSTAARPQGPVTSADVAAYWNTRIHDLEMTTHAVGTREFFDDLDDYRFDKLHYLPTLVDFAGFAGKRVLEIGCGIGTDLVRFARGGARVTGVDLAQTSIDLARRNFELHGLQAEDLRVADGAALPFDQDAFDVVYCHGVLQYAADAPAIVAEARRVLRPDGLAIFMVYNRVSWLNAMSTVMKVGLEHGDAPVLTLYSIPEFTALLAPFSHVEIVPERFPVASRLHKGWKATAYNSIFVGTFNALPRSWVARFGWHLMAFCRP